In Methanofollis aquaemaris, the genomic window AGCCCATCACGTAGCCGGCGATGTGGACGGCGAGTCCCCAGAAGGGAAGATAGTTCAGTCGGCACTCGGTCACCTGCGCCTTCGTCGCGAGGTCGCCGGCGATCAACGGGTCTTCCCACCAGGTCCGGACAATTTCGAGCGCTTCGTCCCGCATGATCCTGCTCGTGAAGAAGACCGGTTGAACTTCTTTCTCCATCTTCGCGAGACAGGCGTCGCAGAGAGGAGGGGCCTGCCGCCCCTCAGGTGAAAGAGGGGCGCCGCAGTGTGGGCAGGACGTCGCATCCGGCAACGCGGTCATGATAGATCCCGGAAATCGTTCTCAGTACATTTCTGAGATTCAAGATCGAAAATAAACATTCTCGAAAGATCTTATGGGCGGGAATATATTCTATAGAGGATTTTTCGAGGGGGCCGGGGAGATATATTTCTGCCACGCGAAATCCAATCAGGCAGAGAGTGAGATCATCGCCACGAGGATCTGATTAATTTTCGATTAAAATTAAAATAAACATCTTTTTTACAGATAATATAGAAATAAGCCTATTCGGTGACCTTATATTGGCTACAGAACTCCAGGAAATACTTCAACCCTACATCCTCAGGTTTAAACAGGACTTCCCTGAACTTGAAGAAACAACATCAATTCAGGGGAAGACCGGGCTTGAAAGACGTGAATATGTAAAAAACAGTGTCCAGAGATTATTTTCAGAAGACACCGTCGACCACATCACAGAGGACGAACTCGTCGACCTCCTTGACTCTACCACGGCGATGTTTGGTTACATCTATGACAGCACCACCCTTCTGGAGGGTGTCGGGCTGGATACCTTCCTGACAAAGATGAAATACCTCCTGTATGGGGGTGGCGACCTTGCCGATCGGTATGCTGCGTTCATCAACGGCACAAAAAATGTCGGCCCTGCATTGACATCTGAACTCCTCTGCTCATTCTCCCCGGATGAATATGCATGCCTGAACGGGACCGCGGAGAAGGCCCTGAAGATCCTCGGACTCGACACCATGACCGCTCCAAAGACCGGGAGAAGGTGCGGTGAATACTACCTGGAGTTCAATGAGATCGCCGGCAAGATCCTCGCTGAGATTAGAGAAGACGCTGATCCACTCTTGCAAAATGCCGACTACTCGACCCTTGATTACTTCCTCTACTCGGTCGCCACGGTCAATTTCTGGAAGATCGCTCCGGGGAAAAATTCGGAAAATTGGGATCTCTGCAAATCCGAGAATGTCATTGCCGTCGGCGGGGAAGAACTGGTCATACCCTATGGCGAGTCGATCTTCGATCTCAGTCTGGAAGAACTGAAAGAAAAATATGCCGAGAAAGCGCCGGAGAGTTCAGAAAGGAGCATCAGCAACCAGATGGGCCAATACTACTGTTTTCTCCATGATATCAGGGTCGGTGATCTCGTCCTTGCAAATCGGGGTTATCAGGGCGTTCACGGCTGGGGCGTCGTCGTCTCGGGTCCGAAAGTACAGAAACAATGGAAATATCCAACCTATCATGAGGTGAAGTGGAGATCCACCGACGAGACGATCGTTGACTTAAAAAAATGCAAGCGGAATTTCCAGAATACAACTGTAGGACTTTCGTTCAAAGAATTTTATTCCATTGTTGAGGCAGACGGTGTCCTTCGGACAGAAAATTACTGGGTCTATCTCCCTCCCTCTCTGACAGACGGCCCCTGTGCACCCTTTGAAGACTGGAGAGAGGAGGGAGTCGTCGGTCTCCCATACCGGACACTTGCCGAGAAATACGGGGATGAACTGCTTGAGTTCTCTGATCCTGAGACCTTCAGGAAAATGATCGGGGACGACCCTGACAAAGACCCGATGAACGCCATCCTGGCCTATACCTTCCTCTTCACCCTGCAGGAAGGTGATACCATGCTCATCAGCAGAGGCCTGCAGACAGCCGTCGGTCAGGTCGTGGTCGTCTCTGAACCTGAGATTGACCCTGACAGAGAATACCCTATCTCCCGCGAGGCGGAGTGGGAAATCTTTGAGAATGAAGTTTCCATCCCCTCAGACCTCCAGCACGAACTCATCGATAAAAGATTGGTCAGGATCGAAAAAGCGGAGTATGAAGCATTGTTCCACCAGGACGCAGACACCATGAACCATCCGGAATTCACAAAAATGAACCGGTTGCTCAGGGCCAAAAACCAGGTGATCCTCTACGGCCCGCCGGGCACCGGCAAGACCTACACGGCACAGCGGTACATTGCCGCACACAACGCCGGGACACGCGCCTTCGTCACCTTCCACCCCTCCTTCGCCTACGAAGATTTCATCGAAGGACTCAGGCCGCGGACCGACGACGAAGGCCGGATCTGCTACGAGATCGATGACGGGATCTTCAAGACATTCTGCAGGGACGCCTTCAACGCCCTGATGAACGAAGCCGGTCTGGAGCGTCGGTGGGAGAAGGGCAGGAGCGTGCCGGCACTCTCGCCCGAAGAGAAGGCAGATGCCCTCGCCGCCCGCGAACGCGTTCCCTTCTTCATGGTCATCGACGAGATCAACCGCGGCGACATCCCCAGGATCTTCGGCGAGTTGATCACCCTTCTTGAGAAAGACAAGAGACTCTGCACCGAGAACGAACTCGTCACCACCCTTCCGTACTCAAAGACCGACTTCGGCATCCCGCCAAACCTCTTCATCATCGGGACGATGAACACCGCCGACCGCTCGATCGCCCTCCTCGACATCGCCCTGAGGCGGCGGTTCGGCTTCATCGAGGTGATGCCCGACTACGAGGTGCTGGAGGAGATGCTCGACAGCGACGATCCGGCCGTGCAGGAAATATTCGACCTCGCCGTCGACGCCCTCAGGGAGGTGAACGCCCGTATCACCAGGAACTACGACCGCGACCACCAGATCGGCCACAGTTATCTGATGAAACTCCAGGGGTGCACAACGCGGGACGAGGCGGTCGAGGGCCTCCGGACCACCTGGGAGTGCGAGGTCATCCCTCTCCTCCAGGAGTACTTCTACGACTCGCCGCAGAAACTCAGGGAGTGTCTCGGTTCTGACGTCGGCATGCCGGACGACGAAGAGGAGTTTCTCAGGGCGCTCTCCACTCTATCCCCCAACGAGAACCAGGTATGAACGCCACGGCGACGCTCTTTGAATTCCAGGCATACCCGTATGAGGTCGCAGGAACCGACTCTGTCGACGGGAACATCCTGCGCCTGACAGAAGAGACGCTGGCGGCCCTGGACGCCATGAACGCCACCCGACCCATCCTGGAGATCGGCCGGGAGACCATCAGGCCCCTGAACCTCGTCGGCGTCATGAAAGTTGGCGGGATCACCCTGGAGATCCTCCCCAAACTCTTCAAGGGCGAGGCATACCAGAGGCACCGGACCGTCATCGCCGGCAACCTCCTCACCATGCTCGCCTGCACGGAGAGACTCTCCATCAGGGAGGTGGACCTCGCCGGCCTCGACCTTGAGCAGACTGACCTCTTCGAGGTCTTTATTTTTCTCTTTGCGAAACGCCTCGCCCGCCTCCTCAAGAGCACGCAGAGACGGGAGTACACGCGGCAGGACGAGGAACTCCGTTTTGTCCGCGGACGGATCGACATCAGGGCCTACACAAACCCGGCCCGCCTCCACATCATCCCCTGCACCTTCCACGAATATTCGGTGGACAATCCTCTCAACCGGACGTTGAAGTACACCTGCCACCTGATGGCCCGGACCTCCCGCCGCACGGAGACCGTCAGGATCCTCAGGTCGATCACCGACCTCCTCGACGCCGTCACGCTCACCCCCGTCACCGTCGCCGAGGTGGACACCATCACCTTCACCCGCCTGAACAGGGCCTTCGAGCCCTTCATCAGAGTATGCAGGATCTTTCTTGCCAACGCCACCCTCACCCTCCAGGCATCCGACGTCGAGACCTTCTCCCTCCTGATCCCGATGGAGAGACTCTTCGAGGAGTTTGTCGCGGCGGTCATCGCGGAAGATCCCGCCTTCTTCTTCGGGCAGGAGATGGAGGTGGCGGCGCAGCAGAGGAACGGTCATCTGGTGAAGAGGATGGGCGGTGGCCATGCCTTCGCCCTCATCCCCGACATCGTCGCACGAGGACCGGCAGGGGAGACGATGGTCATCGACACGAAGTACAAAATTCTCAAAGAGGCCGAGACGGCCTACGGCGTCTCCCAGGCCGACATGTACCAGATCTTCGCCTATGTGGTCAAACTCCCGGCACAGGCCGGGATGCTTCTCTACCCCGACACCGAACTAAAGGCGCCCCTCGACTACGTGTACGATGTTTCAGGCCGGAAGGTTCCCCTCCTCGTCAGGTCGGTGCGCCTCTCCCATCCACTCGCGACGCGGGAAGGGCGGGAGGCGTTTCGGGAGGAGTTGGCCGGGGTGGTGCAGGCCCTCTACAATACCCGGACAGACCGGACCGGGGAACGTCATTCTGGCCTCGTCCTCGATCACAGATCCGCGAACAATGAGATCCCCGACCTTGCCGACCTCTGACCCCGACAGGGAGCATATCCGGAAGTTTCGGAGGGCTTGAACATGCCCCCGGATCAAAGCCTATTTTTTCGGCTCTATTGAATTGCGCATGAGGGGAGGGGCACGCTTCAGGCATACAGGATGAATATTGTTCAAGAGATCTTCAGATCAACGTGCCCTCCCGCACGCTCGCGCCGGCGACTCCGCCCCCGGACCCTTGAGATTGCGATAGGGCCGGGAAGGCAGAGGGCCGATCGTTCAGAGAGTGACTCTGACCTCTGTGTATCAAGTCCATGCGGGGCTTTGAGCGGTCAAATCCTCATTCATATCTTCTGGATCATTTTCATAGTCATTCGGCATGAGGCGTGCGTGCGCTTCATGCCCGATTCAATAGAGCCGAAAAAAGGATCAGATATTTGAGTGATGATCAGGCACTACAACATCCACATGCCTCGGACGCCCCTATCCAAGGATGCTTCTTAATTTCTGTGCATATTCACTATCTTTTCTGCTCTTCGGAAGGGTCTGAAGAATCTCAAGCACCCTCTCATAACGCTGAGAGGCATAGAATTCATCCGTAGGGTCGAATTTCGGATTACCCTGGACTCGCACCGGCATCCCGATACATCCAGGTGAGGATAAGATCGTGAGGGTCTCCCGCTCCTCCTGCGACCCGACGGCGACGACCTTGCCATGGATGCACAAGGCCTCATAAGGAACAAACCGGCCATCGATCCCGGCATCACACCGCCAGAACCTCTCTCCGGACTCCCGGATCTTCTTCATTCTTTCCTTGAGCAGCCAGATCTGTTTCTCGTACTCGCCGGCCTGGACAAATGCCTGGATCTCCAGATCCTCCACCTGCTCATCGGTGACCAGCACCCTCAGGCCGTCCGCCGGTCGTCTCGTGACCTGGATCTCATTCCGGCATTTCGGGCACTTTTTCTTTTTGAGCGGCTTATTTTTCAGGCGTACCCCACAGTACGGACAGATGGCCTCGACATTTCCGATGGGAACCAGGTCGTGCGGAATCTCCGCGACGATCTCATCGATCAAGAGATCATAGTCCACCTGCACCACAGCACCAGCATTCTGCGCCAGTGTGGATGCCGCGAATTGTTTGAAGGCCGTGGTCTCTTCGAATGGGACCTCGGGATCTTTGCCCCCGACCTGAGCGCGGGCGACCAGTTCCTCTGACAGGGCCCTGATGACCTCCTCCGGGTCATACCCATTCATGCCCCGCTGACCTCCCCCCAATCCGGACGGCACCTGGCTATGTTTTACCTCTGCGTGGCGGGCCTTCTTAGAACCACCAAAAAGATCATGAAATAGACCCATGGAATCACATCCCGGAGAGGTGATCGATAGTCTGAGGGCTCTGTCCGGGTATATCTCTCTCGACCATGCGAGCATCCAGGATGCACCCGGCCGCACATACACCCTGTGTCCTGATGGAACGGCCCCTCTCACGCTCCTTTCCTGTTACCTCCACCGTCTTTGCCATGGCCTATTCAATTCTATAATATACGTTCGATGCCATAAATTCATTTCCATATGGGTCTTAATGAATAATAAACAGTAAAAAAAGCCTGGATAATATAGATATAATTTTTAAGGCATTCCATCTGAAATCTCTCTCTTCAACGATCCGGAGACGCACCCGGATGGCAGGGCAATGGTCCGGACCCTGTCCTGGTCCCCAACACTCATATGAACACATGTTCATATGATCAATAATGCGAGACACCTGTGTGGTCAGGTGCATCCATCAGGATGCTGTCGAAGAAGCCAGAGACCATCTCATCGATGACCGGACCTGCCGGACCGTCACCGAGATCTTCAGACTCCTTGGCGACGACACCAGGCTCAGGATCCTCTTGGCCCTGAACTGCAGGGAACTCTGCGTCTGCGACCTTTCGGTCCTTCTCAACCTGAGTCAGTCGGCGGTCTCTCACCAACTGCGCCTCCTGCGCGGGGCGGACCTGGTGAAGTTCAGAAGAGAAGGAAAGGTCGTCTACTACTCCCTTGCCGACGACCATGTGATCGACCTGCTCAGCGTGGGGATCGAGCATGCCAGGGAGTGAGGGCTGCAGCTGCAGGGCCTGCGGCCATGCCGAAGAGGAGAGACCGGGACGGCGGGAGGTCGTGCTCATCGCGGGAGCCGCCGTGCTCCTCGCCGCAGGCCTCTTTGTCGACTGGACAACCCCGTACGGGAACGCGGCCCTTCTGCTCTTCGTCCTCTCCGCGCTCGCCGCCGGGTACGACCTCCTGAAAAACGCCCTCCGCTCACTCGTAAGGCTCAGGTTCACGATGGAAGTCCTCATCGCCATCGCAGCCGTGGGGGCCTTTCTGATCGGACACGCCGAGGAAGGAGCGAGCGTTCTCGTCCTCTTTGCCGCGGCCGAACTCCTTGAGGCCCATGCGGCGGATCGGGCGCGTCGCTCGGTCTCTGAACTCTTCTCCCTGGCACCGGTGAACACCCTGGTGCGCCGGGATGGAAGATGGAGAAAGGTGGAGGTGCACGAGGTCGCGGTCGGTGAGGTCGTGCTGGTCAGACCCGGCGATCAGGTGCCCCTCGACGGCGTCGTGGCGTCGGGGGCCTCCTCGGTGAACCAGGCGGCCCTGACCGGTGAGAGTCTCCCGGCTACAAAAGGAGTGGGAGACGAGGTCTTTGCCGGCACGCAGAACCTTGAGGGTTCTCTGGAGGTGGAGGTGACGCGGCGCGATACCGAGAGCACCCTTGCGCGTGTCGCCGCCTACGTGGAGGAGGCGCAGCAGCGGCGGTCAGGGGCCGAGAAGTTCATCGAGCGGTTCGCACGAATCTACACGCCGACGGTTATCGCCGGCGCCCTTGCCGTCACCGCTCTCCTGCCCCTCATCTTCGGGATCCCGTTCGCCGACTCGGTCTACCGCGCCCTCTCCCTCCTGGTCATCGCCTGCCCCTGCGCCCTCGCCCTCTCGACCCCGGTCTCGATGGTCTCCGGGATCACCGCCGCGGCCAGACAGGGGATCCTGATCAAGGGGAGCGACTATCTTGAGACGGTGGGGAAGGCCAGGACCGTGGTCTTCGACAAGACCGGCACCCTCACCACCGGCCGGTTGGAGGTGGCCGCCGTCCTGGCGTCTGACGATACCGGTGAAGAGGAGGTGCTCAAAACCGCCGCCGCCCTGGAGGCGAGGTCGGCCCACCCGATCGCCGCGGCGATCATGGAAAGGGCACGGACGGCCGGGGTCGCGGCCGGACCGGTCGAGGGGTTTGTTGCCGTCCCCGGCGCCGGGGTGCGGGGCGTCGTCGGGAGTAGGGAGTGTGCCCTCGGAAACCGTCGTCTCTTCCCCGATATGAGCACAGGAGAGTGGGAGAAAAAAGCCCGGAACCTTGAAGGCCGCGGCCTGACCGTCGTCTTCGTCGGTGTCGGCGGTCGGGTGGTCGGGCTGATCGGTTTGATGGACGCGATCCGGGAGGACGCCGCCAGGACCGTCGCCGACCTGCGTGCGCAGGGTATCAGGACCGTGATGCTCACCGGGGACAACGAAGAGGTCGCGGCGGCGGTCGCCGGGCGCCTCGGGATCGATGAGTATCAGGCCGCCCTCCTCCCGGTGGACAAGATGCAGGTCGTCGAAGACCTGACCGCACGCCTCGGACCGGTGGTCATGGTCGGCGACGGCGTCAACGACGCTCCGGCCCTCGCCCGCGCCGACGTCGGGGTTGCGATGGGCGCGATCGGTTCCGACATCGCCATCGAAACCGCCGACATCGTGCTGATGAACGATCAGGTCGGCGGGATCAGCACGCTCATGACGCTGAGCAAAAAGACGATGCGGGTGGTCCGTCAGAACGTCGCCATCTCCATCGTGGTGAAAACCGGAATCGCCATCCTCGCGGTGCCCGGCCTCGTCACCCTCTGGATGGCGGTGGCATTCGGGGACATGGGGCTCTCGTTTGCAGTCATCGCCAACGCCCTCAGGATCCCCTGGGAGAGGAGGTGATAACCTCCTCTCTCAAGCACTCTTCTGTGTCTCGCCGGCCACCCACTCGTCGCCGCCGGCCCTGTACTCTTTCTTCCAGATCGGCACCGTCTGCTTGAGCCGATCGATGACGTACTCGCAGGCGGGAAATGCCTCCTTCCGGTGTCCGGCGCCGACGACGATGACCAGGATCGTCTCGCCGACCTCGAGTCGCCCGATCCGGTGGACGATGTCCACCGAGTCGATGGCATATCGCTCCATCGCCTCGTCCCGGATCGTCGAGAGTTCTTCGTGTGCCGCCTCCTCGTAGGCTTCGAGTTCCATCGTCTCAAGCCCGTCGTCGTCCCTGACAACCCCGACAAAAGTGACCAGCGCGCCCATCTCAGGCGTCTGTGCCGCCCGGATCAGCGCACCGGCGTCGATCTCGTCATGTGTGATCGTGATCATCTTTCTCTCCATTTATCCGCCGGCGACCGGCGGGAAGACGGCGACCTCGTCCCCGTCAGAGAGAGCCGTCCCGCCGACCGCGGCATCTTCGACCCGCCGCCGGTTGTGCATCAGCACCACATGGCTCAGGAGCCGACCGTCTCCGTCGAAGAGGGCGGCATGTCCCTCCTCGCGGCTCTCCGCAAACTTCTTGAGAAGAACGTCAAGCCCGGCCTCTTCGGGGAGGTCGATGACCTGCTCGGACCCGAAGATCTCCCTGAACCGTGCAAAAGCCCGTACTCGTACCTTCATTTCGTCTCCTTGCACGCTGTGCAGGCATCGTCCCGCACGATCTCGATCGAGTCGGTCGTCCCTCTCAGTCCGTCCAGAATGAGCAGACGCCCGGCAAGGAGTTCGCCGGTGCCGGTCAGATACTTGATCGCCTCGTTTGCCTGGATCATCCCGATCAGACCGGGTGTCGTGCCGACCGCCGGGAAGACCACTTTCGGCGGGGCCTTGGGGAAGATACATCTGAGACACGGGGTCTTGCCCGGGATGAGCACCGTCGCCTGCCCGTCGAACCCGCTGATCGCACCGTGGATGAAGGGGATCCCCTTCTCGATGGCGACCTGGTTGAGGACGTACCTCGTCTCGAAGTTGTCCAGGGCGTCGATGATCACGTCGGCGTCCCCGACCAGATCGGCGGCGTTCGCCTGGTCGATCGTCGTGGAGACGGCATTCACCCTGATCTGCGAGTTGAAGGCGGCCAGTTTCTCCCGCACCGAGTCGACCTTCTTCCGCCCGACGTCCTTCTCATAATGGAGCACCTGCCGGTTGAGGTTGGTGATCTCGATATGATCGTTG contains:
- a CDS encoding AAA family ATPase; protein product: MATELQEILQPYILRFKQDFPELEETTSIQGKTGLERREYVKNSVQRLFSEDTVDHITEDELVDLLDSTTAMFGYIYDSTTLLEGVGLDTFLTKMKYLLYGGGDLADRYAAFINGTKNVGPALTSELLCSFSPDEYACLNGTAEKALKILGLDTMTAPKTGRRCGEYYLEFNEIAGKILAEIREDADPLLQNADYSTLDYFLYSVATVNFWKIAPGKNSENWDLCKSENVIAVGGEELVIPYGESIFDLSLEELKEKYAEKAPESSERSISNQMGQYYCFLHDIRVGDLVLANRGYQGVHGWGVVVSGPKVQKQWKYPTYHEVKWRSTDETIVDLKKCKRNFQNTTVGLSFKEFYSIVEADGVLRTENYWVYLPPSLTDGPCAPFEDWREEGVVGLPYRTLAEKYGDELLEFSDPETFRKMIGDDPDKDPMNAILAYTFLFTLQEGDTMLISRGLQTAVGQVVVVSEPEIDPDREYPISREAEWEIFENEVSIPSDLQHELIDKRLVRIEKAEYEALFHQDADTMNHPEFTKMNRLLRAKNQVILYGPPGTGKTYTAQRYIAAHNAGTRAFVTFHPSFAYEDFIEGLRPRTDDEGRICYEIDDGIFKTFCRDAFNALMNEAGLERRWEKGRSVPALSPEEKADALAARERVPFFMVIDEINRGDIPRIFGELITLLEKDKRLCTENELVTTLPYSKTDFGIPPNLFIIGTMNTADRSIALLDIALRRRFGFIEVMPDYEVLEEMLDSDDPAVQEIFDLAVDALREVNARITRNYDRDHQIGHSYLMKLQGCTTRDEAVEGLRTTWECEVIPLLQEYFYDSPQKLRECLGSDVGMPDDEEEFLRALSTLSPNENQV
- a CDS encoding McrC family protein; this translates as MNATATLFEFQAYPYEVAGTDSVDGNILRLTEETLAALDAMNATRPILEIGRETIRPLNLVGVMKVGGITLEILPKLFKGEAYQRHRTVIAGNLLTMLACTERLSIREVDLAGLDLEQTDLFEVFIFLFAKRLARLLKSTQRREYTRQDEELRFVRGRIDIRAYTNPARLHIIPCTFHEYSVDNPLNRTLKYTCHLMARTSRRTETVRILRSITDLLDAVTLTPVTVAEVDTITFTRLNRAFEPFIRVCRIFLANATLTLQASDVETFSLLIPMERLFEEFVAAVIAEDPAFFFGQEMEVAAQQRNGHLVKRMGGGHAFALIPDIVARGPAGETMVIDTKYKILKEAETAYGVSQADMYQIFAYVVKLPAQAGMLLYPDTELKAPLDYVYDVSGRKVPLLVRSVRLSHPLATREGREAFREELAGVVQALYNTRTDRTGERHSGLVLDHRSANNEIPDLADL
- a CDS encoding ArsR/SmtB family transcription factor gives rise to the protein MRDTCVVRCIHQDAVEEARDHLIDDRTCRTVTEIFRLLGDDTRLRILLALNCRELCVCDLSVLLNLSQSAVSHQLRLLRGADLVKFRREGKVVYYSLADDHVIDLLSVGIEHARE
- a CDS encoding heavy metal translocating P-type ATPase, producing MPGSEGCSCRACGHAEEERPGRREVVLIAGAAVLLAAGLFVDWTTPYGNAALLLFVLSALAAGYDLLKNALRSLVRLRFTMEVLIAIAAVGAFLIGHAEEGASVLVLFAAAELLEAHAADRARRSVSELFSLAPVNTLVRRDGRWRKVEVHEVAVGEVVLVRPGDQVPLDGVVASGASSVNQAALTGESLPATKGVGDEVFAGTQNLEGSLEVEVTRRDTESTLARVAAYVEEAQQRRSGAEKFIERFARIYTPTVIAGALAVTALLPLIFGIPFADSVYRALSLLVIACPCALALSTPVSMVSGITAAARQGILIKGSDYLETVGKARTVVFDKTGTLTTGRLEVAAVLASDDTGEEEVLKTAAALEARSAHPIAAAIMERARTAGVAAGPVEGFVAVPGAGVRGVVGSRECALGNRRLFPDMSTGEWEKKARNLEGRGLTVVFVGVGGRVVGLIGLMDAIREDAARTVADLRAQGIRTVMLTGDNEEVAAAVAGRLGIDEYQAALLPVDKMQVVEDLTARLGPVVMVGDGVNDAPALARADVGVAMGAIGSDIAIETADIVLMNDQVGGISTLMTLSKKTMRVVRQNVAISIVVKTGIAILAVPGLVTLWMAVAFGDMGLSFAVIANALRIPWERR
- a CDS encoding molybdenum cofactor biosynthesis protein MoaE; protein product: MITITHDEIDAGALIRAAQTPEMGALVTFVGVVRDDDGLETMELEAYEEAAHEELSTIRDEAMERYAIDSVDIVHRIGRLEVGETILVIVVGAGHRKEAFPACEYVIDRLKQTVPIWKKEYRAGGDEWVAGETQKSA
- a CDS encoding MoaD/ThiS family protein yields the protein MKVRVRAFARFREIFGSEQVIDLPEEAGLDVLLKKFAESREEGHAALFDGDGRLLSHVVLMHNRRRVEDAAVGGTALSDGDEVAVFPPVAGG
- a CDS encoding HesA/MoeB/ThiF family protein yields the protein MSAGETDRYARQVMLFGKEGQERLDNAHVFIAGAGGLGCPIALYLAAAGIGTITIADNDHIEITNLNRQVLHYEKDVGRKKVDSVREKLAAFNSQIRVNAVSTTIDQANAADLVGDADVIIDALDNFETRYVLNQVAIEKGIPFIHGAISGFDGQATVLIPGKTPCLRCIFPKAPPKVVFPAVGTTPGLIGMIQANEAIKYLTGTGELLAGRLLILDGLRGTTDSIEIVRDDACTACKETK